The Lolium rigidum isolate FL_2022 chromosome 2, APGP_CSIRO_Lrig_0.1, whole genome shotgun sequence genomic interval AATGCGGATCAAAGACGGTTCTAGTGCTCATTTTTTTCCCAGGCAAGCACATCACCCACTTTTTGTTTCTGGCACCAACTAATGAGGTTACGATCTACTGGTTGTCCAGTAGGTTGAGCTGGCCCCCACTCCATATCCAACCCAAATCGGAATCATACGGCCAAAATGGCAACGGCGTCAAGCGGACTCATCACCTCCGAGATGATCGAACGCGAATCCTCCGAACTACAGCACAGAGATCATCCCCCGCGCGCGCGGCGCGATGACGGCACATACATTAGAGCGAAATCAAAGGGAGACGGGGCGAGAGGATTACGGTCTTGGCGATGACGCCGCCCCACCCCTCGTCGAAGGCGCGCTTCATGACGGTGTAGTTGGTGCCGGGCGGCCCCGAGCCGATCACGAACGGGTTGGGCATCTTGAGCCCGTTCACGGTCACGGACAGGTCCGGCTCGCCGGCGCCgttggaggcggcggaggcgcggaCGCGCGACGCCGCCCGCCGGCCCGggtggcggagcagcagcggcgaggcGGTCGACGGCGATGCGCGCAGCGTCAGCGACTCCATTGTTGCTTTCttgctctgtttttttttctctcgATAAGAATCTGTGGGGGAGTATCGCGGGTGAGGGAGAAAGGAACCTTTTTTATAACGATTTTCTAAGTTAGCTACTCGAGTGAGTTATCTGAACCTGCGATGGGGAAAGTCGCTACGAAAGTACGTTTGCATGATTAAAAATTGCGCCGCACAATCAAAGCAACTGAACACCATGGAAGTTAGAGGCCAATGCATCTTTTTTTGACAGTGACGATTTCTTTTGCTAAAAATACTTGCACAGAAATGACCAAACAAGTTGTGCACATTTTGTTACCCGGGTAACCAATGACATTTAGTCCTTGATGAAAAGGTAGTTCGGTTTGAACAGGAAGTAGAAACCTTAGCGTGTCAAGGAGTAACGATGTTAACTGTGCATGTGCACGCGCCAGCAAACAAAGATTCTCAACGGTGACTAATCTAGCTGGTGAGCCTGATTAGGAACCCGGAATATTATTTTTCTGCAGTGGACACGTCACGACGGATCGAAAGCTCGATAGCTTCGTTGTCCCGAGCTGGCGCAATCGCCTCGCGGACACAGCGGAATCTCCGATCTTGTTCGGCCGTCCCTTTCATGCATGCAAGACGAAGAAGCTTGCCCCAGGAAATACATATTCAGTAAGTCATAGTACAAAACTGTGCACACAGTGTTTGTTAACCAATAAACATCATCTTCATACGATATATACAGAAAATGTATTTTGATTTGCAACCTGATTAAGTAAGGGAAGAATAGTTAGCCATAGTCTAAAAGCAGCGTCAGCAAACATGTTGCGCGTGGCGAATCAGACAGTCGGTGGCGGATAAGGACAACTGGACACAAGGGATATTTGGTTTTAAGTAAACCATCTCATGATCTCATCAAGGGGGTAAGTACAATAATTGGATAGATCCATAAAGTCGCAAAGGCAGACGTGCACAACAAGAACTGAAGGATGATACGCGTACACAAGTAGTACTCATCCACTCATCACATGCAATGGGCACCAAGCAGTCATCCACCTGTCCAGTGTACACACACCTAACTTGGTCCAAGTACATTTCCAGAAGCATCTACCAACAAAGATGAGCACAGCCAAGAAAATCCATACATACCAAGACAATCCACCCAGGTCATATGCTCTGGAAGTCTGCATCACCCTCAAGCATTACACATCCATATAGACTCCTTGTCAGTTGGGAGACCGAACACCTCCATATGATCTCTTGCAGTGATTCACAAATTTGGCACCTCAACTCATGTTAGGCAAACTACTCATGTTTTACGGCTCAAAATTCCTATTACAGGGTCAAATGGTATGATTCCTAAACCGGCATCAGGGTACACATTACAAAGTCCCCAGAACTAGTGGGCCAAGTCCAAGTGTTGATATTCAGTCTCGCTTTGTGATCTTCGATATATACGTTCTGCCGACGATCACCCCAAGGTATGAGCCAGCGGTCACAACGAGCCCAGCGAGAAGAACGAGCCAGTCTGAAGTCGTGGACTGCACCGCGTAGACCCTCAGACTGATAGTGTTCCAGTAGCTCTCGGTCCACACAGGGTCTGCAACACCCATAGGGTCCGACGAGTTGGCTGGGAGAACATGCCAGGCATTGTCCTCAAACTTCAGCCTGGTTGAGTAGGCAGGGACATACCTAACAAGTGACGGGAATTATAGCAATCAGCAATGATCTTCAACTaaataagaaacaaaacaaaatcagACTGAGTATCATGACTTGTTCTTCACTAGCAGTTGACTTGAACACAAGAACTAGCTACATTATAGTAGAAGATGCCTTAGTTCAATGGTCACTAAACTGCTAAATGCTGATGTATCAAACCGCAAAGAATACTGAACAGAAAATGTAACAACTCCTAAAGAATATTTAGCAGCAAATGAGTTGACCTCCATATTTTAAAAGGGTATGTGCACCTTGAAAGAAATTTACCTGGTTGTTGATACAACACACCTGTCTCCACCCTCAACTTCTGCCCCTACGCATACTTCATTTTCATCGCTGCACTTCCCAGTGCAAGAGCTTATGTTGCTTGCCAAAGTACCAGTCCTGTCTGCCAAGAAGTTCCAAATAAACCGGGAGGTATCATCTGCATATGAAGGAAACTGCGTGCTAGAAGCTGAATCCTGGTAAACACCAACATAATGACTTGGACATGAACTGCTTGTAGAAATGAAGCTCTTCGCGATGCCACACGAAAGACCGGGATCACAGGTCAGTAGACATCCAATCAGTTCTTCTACCAGTGTAACATTCACTCTTATAGTGTTCAGTGTCATGAGATCGACGGGCATATCAGCAGTAGCAAGAATGTACAATGATCTGGCAACcaaagcagcagctgctgctatTGATGAAGAATTGATGTTTGCTGCAGAAAAAAACAATTCACAAGTTTAAAACTGCCCTTGGGTGAGACAAATCACCACATTTGTGAATGGTCAACTTACCAGGGTTATCCAAATAGCTGTGATAAAATCTATTGGAAAATTGGGAATCAAAGTCCTCTAACACAACTCCAGAAGTTGATGTATTCTGCATGTCAACAGAAAACAGACCATGAGGCAACAGTCTTCAATGATAATATCTTGAAAAAATCAGAGTTTGGAAaattaaatactccctccgtcccatgaaacattGTTTCATGGGACTGAGGGAGTAAAACCTATAAGTGTAACTAAGACCATGATCTATTAGCACATTGGATTCACTACCGAAGAAGCCAATGATTATACCTTTCTCATGAATGCCATTAAAGAAGATGGTGGTACACCAGGGTTTGATGTAGCTGCTGGTTTTACTTTAACATTATCAGAACCAAGTGAATCACTACCACTTTGGAGTCCATCTAACATCTTCTTTGAAATTGATGAATTCTGTTAGAAGCAAAAGATATTAGCAAGATGAAAcagtattttattatttttagagaTATATTCACTCTGAAATTTAACAAGTATTATACAACCTAGCGACTCCCATGTATCACAAAAAGGTATCCTTTTATCAAACTTCTTACAACAAGTGGAGTTCCTACCACCACAACACTACTATAAATTTATTCGACCAGGTTGCATAATGTCAAGAACAATGAGCAAAAAAAGGTTATAATCTCTATGGACAATATGTGCTAGCTAAAGTAACACCATGATAGCAATATAATATATATTTGCGCCATGTGGTGATTCAGAGAATAGTTACCCTTGAAGAATGTGCATAAAATAATGGATGTCCTTGACTTATGCCCTTGCCAACAGAACCAATCTCCAGTACCTGAATCATGTTTGAAccgtttgttacaaaaattaagCATGACAGGTTGGGGACTTGTCTAATAACAGAAAGGTATAGCACATAGAGACCAAGGTCATACAGTAAACTCGAAAAAAACAAATGAAAATCCATCTTCGCCCATAGATAAAAATATGCAGAAGGCCCATGCATGAAGGGTGGAAAGGATGCCCCTAGGAAAACTTCCATCTGTATAGAATCATATATCATAGTTTGAAGATGCAATCCAATCTGGGACTCACCTGCTCAATCATTGAGCTGTTAATGCCATTCACGGAATCATCACCTTCATCTATTTCCTGTAAGAACTTTCTGCTACCAAGATAACCCCAGGCTTCACCATCGAAAGCAGCAAACACAAGCTGCAATATATATGGCATGATGTCGATCAGGAACAAGAACCAGTATGGTTTAGGAAACAGCCACCACAAATTGTGCCACACCAGATGTCAAACATACTGAATCTAAGGCTTCAATGCATAACTAAGAACTTAAAGAAAGATTCAGAGGAGGCAAATTCACAATAAGTATAACAAAAGGTACATAAATAGGTGAAGACCTACAGGGTACCGGTGATAACATGGAAGCAACTAACTAAGCAATTTCCCATGGTAGAGTACCTGTTTCTTGAGTTTGCTTAGATCATGAAGGTGAGAAAGAGCATCAACAGCAGTGAGCAAAGCAATCAATCCCTGTGTAGAAGTTAATATTATTTTGAAATGCAAATAAGCAATACAAAGAAGACAATCATGTATGTCTAACACTTACTGATATGGGAGAATCAGCACCCAGACTACGGTCCCGAAAGAATGATGCAGAGTCCTGGGATGCAACGACCATTATAATTGGTTTCTGATCCTTCATGGATGCATTGCTCATTGCTGGTAATGAAGCCCAGACACTGCCCTTCAAATACGAGGATCAAAAGTtgacatagaaaatagataaaaaATGCATGCAGTAGATATAACATTAGCAATTGGCAGAGGCTATCTTGGAACTCTATGCATAATATCGTGAACATCATAGCAAAATGCCTATGCAAGGAAATAAGTACCAACCTCTGTCCTCCTAAGGGCAAGCACGACTGCGCTTTGAGACAGGACTCTGAGTCATGTGTTTCAGCTTTTGTTGTCTGGAGTTCATGCCAATTAGAAGAATAGAATTAATTGCATCAGTGGCAATACTTCTACTATCAATAAACATGTGCTGACAGAAGTAAAGAAAAAATGATAAGAAATGCCGAACCTGCATAACAAGGTCAAATTCTGCCACATTTGGTTGATATCCATtgttagacttttcattcttgtCCGCAATCTATAATTGACAGCGATGACCAATTATATAGGATTGTAATTTTCAAGTGTGATGTTACAATAAAAAAATGAACCAAAATAAACTACTGTAGATAAAAGAAGACAGAATACCTTCCGCAGAGTTTGTGTGCTCTCTTCTGAAAGTAGAAAAGCAGGAAAGGCATATCTGTTCCACATAATACCTGACCCCTACAAGGTAAAACTGTATCGGTAACAGAAGCATACTTGAAGCATCATGGCAGACTTTAcattaaagagaaagaaaaatGGTTTAACTCTCAAGGGGTGGTACCATTCGAGTCAAACAAAGAACTTACAGCAGAATTCCAATCATGGCTGACATTTGAGTATGGTGCAAACTCCTCTTGTGGAAATTTTCTATCCGGTGACAGCTCTACACATTCAAAAACAGTATGTTTCTTATGGAGTAAAGGCAACAAAAACATATAGAAAAAACACACAAAATAGGGAGATATTGAAAACTGACCTAGTAAGTTGCTATGCACACCATTTGACTCAACCAGTACACCAGCAACCATATGGTAAAGTTCTGGATCCTTGGATACCCTAAAAAGTAACATACCAAATGTTCTCATCTCTTAACGCATCAAGGGCAATGCAGCTCTAAAAGAAAACCACAAATATTATGTAACAACTTTTATTTATGTTTTCCCatcaaggaagagagatatggaaACAAACTTCTTTTTTCACTGCCATGAACAAACATCAAAAGATACAATGATTTAAAATTTGTATACACGATTTCAGCAATGCGATCTTATACCTCAGAAAGAAATTTGACATCTGATCTAAGGGAAGAAGAACTGCAGACGGTTGAACCAGCTGGTCAATGCTGTTGAATCTTACAACCGGCGCAATAATCTGGCCGTGCCCAGGATCTGATTACACAAAAGAAATGCCGAGAACCAATTACGCTCTAGAACACACATCTGTTAACTTGTCATGGTCACAAAACATGAGAGCCATCTTAGTTTTTGTGTACAGCATAAGAGCAGACCAAGATACTCACTAGCGCAGCCGATTTCACCAGAAAGATTCAGCAACCTGACACAAGGGAAGCTCTCAATGTTTACGTACATTGCCTTGACAAGATCTGGAACAGATTCCAGTGTGGCACCATCTCCTAGAAAAACACAAAGACAGCATGAACCTCTTGCTAGAGACTAGAGTACAGCAAGTGAGAGAAAATGAAATTGAAAGAGGTACTATCTATAGACAAGCCAGAACTAATCATACCGCTTTTCAAACAAACAAATCGAGTTTCCAGGTATAATTTATTTCAAGCAAATGGCACGAGTGAGAAGTATGCAGGCGCTTGTACAGCAACCATACTAGTTTCGCAAGTAATCACTTGTCGTAACAGCACATGATCACATTGTACAGACACAAGTATTGGAATAATGACATGAAACTCACGCTGGCTGAACTCAAACGACTGGCTTGGCTTCACAATACGTTTCCTTGTTATAAATATGATGAGGTGTGGCTGTGGCCTAGTATAGCAAATTAGCAATAGCAGCAATTCCAGAATTGAGACGGGCCTAGTCTAGCAATAGCAATAGCAGAGCCTGATCACATCCACACTCCATGCACAGCAGGAGCTTGAGCCTgcaactaactaactaactaactaactaactaggTCTACTAGTCCGCTACCTCAAGGTCGCAGGCAGCGAGACGGGCCTAAACCCTACACAGATTCGCCATAGAAGCTAGTGCCGCGGAACAGAACGTTGGAAGCAAGCGCGAGATAGATCGTGTAGATTGAACTCGAAAAGTAATTTGGAGATAAACAGACCGATTAGGCGAGGAATTGTTGAGAAGAAAGAGGGTTTTGCGATTGGCGAGATAGAGAGGGCCGGCTGACCTGAGACGGCGGgggcgaggaagacgaggaggacgcAGGCGGCGGCCGCGAGGAGGCCGGCCGCcatggcgggcgggcgggcgcggcggcgatcTGGGGCTTGGGCGGCGAGTGGACGAGACGAGTGCCGTCGTCGCCTGTTTGGAGGGGAGAATTGATTTTTACTGATATCCCCATCTGTCCTTGTTATCTGTTTGGTTAGCTGCTGTTAATAAAAGAAAACTGCTCCATATTTTCTATTCGAACTGACTAATCTGCCCCTGCCCGCTCGCGCGCCTCCTCCCCGACCCAGCCGCCAGAGCAGCTGTGCCCCGCCGTCCCCTTGCCCCTGGCTGCTCCGGCCACCCTCTTCTCCATCCGCCGCCCTCCATTGCTGCTCAAGGTAAGGCAAGGTCCCCTTTACATTTTCCATGGGTTTGGCTTGATTTCTCTCCTAGTCCAATCCCCAAAAACTAGGCCTTAGGTCAATCCCTAAAGCTGACTTCGCCGGGGACGAGCGCTGCCGGGAGTTCCGTCGCCCAACTGGTGGTCTCTTTCTCCATGGTCTCCACGACCGGAACCGGAAGAGGGGACTAGGGGAAGGGCCGTGTTGGGCTTTGAGTCCAGAGGAGAAGAAAGGCCTAATTGACGGCCCAATAACTCGGCTCAGTTCGTCTTCCTCAATCGGCTAGCCAgagccgcgccggcgccgccagTCCCATTGCTCACCTTGGTTCGCTCTGCGCCAgcgccagagagagagagaactaGTCCGCTCCGCGGCGCCGCCTACGCACCCGCGTCCGACtaagccgccaccgccgcctccttttCGCCGCGGCTAACTGCTGGTCGAGCACGTCGACGCGTTCCCCAGCGTATCGTCGCTAGGCTGCTGCTACCAACGGTGATTCCCCAACACCACAATCCCCAACGAGTCTCATGTCTCGCTGATTTCCTCCGATTTCCTATCGTTACAGTTACATATATACCTTGAATCCTCGAATAGATGTATTTTTACTATCAACCCAACAGAAATAAACCAAGAGATCAAATAAACTGTTATCGTTTTTGCCGTGTTCCATCTATTTCGTTGGACAATAGGCATTGAGTAGAATTGCGTAATCGAGCCGTACTACTTTTTTATTTTGGCTTTGGAATGGTTACTTTCCGGCAATGTTATTATAAGTGCTTATTATTTTTCGGCATGTGGATTGCTCGAATCCTGGCACCGCCACCCTTGTAGTAACCATCACGTGATGTGCCTGACGTTTCTGCTCATTTGCTTCGGTTGCAGTTCGAGCATGGAGGAGGATAGCAACGCGCTGATTTTGCCCTGCAAGAGGAAGAACAAGGCGCAAGGGTATTATTTTATTGTCAATCCATATAAATAAATAAACGAAGAGATCAGATAAACTGTTACCGTTTTTGCCATGTTTCATCTATTTCGTTGGGCATTAGGCATTGcgtactatttttttttttttgggcatGTGGATTGTTTGAATCCTGGCACCACCACCCTGGTATCCATCACGTGATGTACCTGAGGTTTCTGTTCGTTTGCTTCAATTGCAGTTCGAGCATGGAGGGGGATAGCAACGCCCTGATTTTGCCCTGCAAGAGGAAGAACAACgcgcaagggaaaggcaaggtaaTGTAAAAAAAAATTGGGCCCTCTTTCTTGGGTTTTCTTCTCAACCGATGTCTGGATGAGATTGTGGGCGTCATGTAACCTCTGCAGCATTACCAGGATGGCAAGAAAAACAAGGGCAAGGAGGACCCTAAGATGAGCAAGACTCAGCTAAAGAAGCTGCACAAATTGGTGGTGCGCCTCGCTACCCTTGCCATTTGCCAAGTAGTAGAACTTCTTTTGTTGCTGGTTAGCTTTAGTGTGCGTATCAGTATTGATGCCTGCCTAATTGTTCCCAGGAAGAAAAGCAAAAGAAGGCACTGCAAGCAAAGAGCATCGAAACTTTGCAGTATGTTTTTGTCTTATTTTGttatgttctatgatggttttgggTTTCCTCTGACAACTGTGTATGAAACTGGCCCTGCACAATAGGGAGCACAGGATTGCTGATGATGTATATTCACTGCTGCACACTACGGGATCTATTGGTCAAGTAATACTTTTATATCTGTAACACCTGGATTGGTTACTATCTCACTGCAAACTTATTTCTTAATGGTATTGTGTTATACTGCAGGCCGATACTATGAAAGAAAAACGTAGGCGTGCTGTGCAGTTCTCCAAGGCTGGTTTAGATGTACCTGAAGAACTTTCGCTATTTAAGAAAAACTGTGATCGGAAAGGTGTTCCTGAAGACAGCGAAGCTGTGCTAGAAGCTTCCCCAGTGAAGTTTATTAAGGCAGCAAAACATGATTATCCTGGCAGTGAACGAAAGGATCATGAGAATGATTCAGTGAAACCTATGATGGGTTTTGGCGTGAGCATTCTGGAACAAAAAACTGAAGGGACTAAAAATGATGCTGGCATTTCGGTACATCAGAGCATTCCGGAACAAAAAACTGAGACTAATGATGATGCTGACATTTTGGCACATCATACAGTTCAGTCATCTGTGCCAAATTGCTCTGCCGCAGAGATAGATTTGCAGGTAACTGGTCCACAACTGTACTACTTTCGACTCATTAATATCTAATTGATCTAAAAGCACGCTAGATTTACCTATTCAGTAAGTGGCAGAAAATCAGAAAGCTGGTGCCATGTTCTGTGTTAATTCAACCATTATACTTTTGTTAGGATGAAGAGCCACAACAAAGTGAAGCTTCTGTACAGGAGTGCTTCAATCTTCCAATTGTGGTGCCTGTGTCAAGACCACCTGAGGTTGAGAAGGCGAGGAGGGATCTCCCAATAATAATGATGGAGCAGGAAATAATGGAAGCTATCTACGAAAATTCTGTGGTAATTCTGTGTGGAGAAACAGGCTGTGGTAAAACTACTCAGGTCCCTCAGGTGAGCCTGCCCACACATGGTGTCTCTTAAACATTGGTTTAAACTAGTACTTCTGATCCTATCTGCTTGTGTTAAGTAGGTGCCAACTTTTTCATAGCTCTTTATACTACTTGTGTTTTGCAGTTCTTATACGaagccggctttggcacaagcaaTCGAGCTGATAGAAAAGGGATGATTGGTATCACCCAACCACGGCGTGTTGCTGTTCTTGCCACATCCAAGCGGGTGTCTTATGAGTTAGGACTTAAGCTAGGAAAGGAGGTTGGTTTTCAAGTTAGGCATGATAAACAGGTTGGAAGTAAATGTTCCATCAAGTTTATGACAGATGGTATTTTGCTGCGAGAGGTTCAGGTTGTGTACTTTTCCTGGTTGCTCCTGTCAGTCTATTTTGTTCAATCATTAAAGTTTCTTGTTGTAATAAACTgataactcagtgctaaaaacgaTGAACCCATGACCAGAAATGCAACAAAGTGGTATATCTGACACTTTTTACTGCCATAACTGTAGATGACTCAAATTTATAAATAATTCTAGTGAGGTTTAAACTTGCTTATAGTGGTTTAGTCGGTTTCTTGATTAGTCGTCTTCCATATGTATTTCATTACACAGTCAGTTGTCTACCTGTAATTGTAtaatttttacaaattttatctATACATCAAGTGATTTGCTCTTCTGAAATGCTTATGTGATCTTTAATTGAAGCTGTGTCTGACATAACAAAGATTGAAACTCCTTACCACATGGCTTACTGATCTTTTGCAGGGTGACATTCTGTTGAAAAAATATTCGGTGATCATCTTGGACGAGGCACATGAAAGGAGTTTGAACACAGATATACTTATCGGGATGCTTTCTAGAATTATAAATCTTCGCAAGGTTAGATCTCATGAGCTTGCCCCATTTTCATTTTAATGAAAGCAAAAACGTGCAGGCATGGCTAACTTCTGTGCATATCAAAGGATACGATTGCAGCTCAACAGAAAGCAATACGCTCTGGGATGAACATTAAGCCAGAAGATATGATTAGTCCGCTGAAAGTGGTGCTGATGAGTGCTACCTTGCAATTAAAGGATTTTATTTCAAACAGAAGATTGTTTGATGTGATTCCACCCGCTGTAGAGGTACCTGCACGACAATTTCCAGTAACAGTTCACTTCACAAAGAAGACACATGACGATTATTTGTCACAAGCTTATAAAAAGGTTCTGTCAATCCACAAGAATCTACCACCAGGTGGAATCCTTGTATTTGTTACTGGACAACGAGAAGTGGATTATTTATGTAAAAAACTGCAAAGAGCATCCAAGCGGCAAATTGGTAAGAAGCCTGAACGGGTTGGAGATGAGTATGGTTCAAGAACAGAAATAGATGAGAAGGAAATTTTTGAAGCATATGATATTGATAGAACTGAACCTGAGCACCAAGACGGCATGTTTTCCTCATATGGTGAAGATGAAATGGATGATGGGCTAAACGTCGATTCTTCTGATGCTGAAACAGAGAGTGAGATGGAGACtgacagtgatgatgaggattccattgcacatgaaactgcagAAGATGGACCAGTGTTATCATCTTTGAAAGGTGCTGTGAGTTCATCTGTACTGAAGGCGTCCTTTAAAGCTATATCAGGAATATCAGGAGAACCGGAAACTGCTGAGGAATTGAGCAATGCGACAAATGCGGAGAAGTCAAATCCTTCTATTCCTTTCAGTAAATGTACAGATCCTAAATCTGTTTCACGTGCTAGGCTTCATGTTTTACCACTGTATGCAATGCTACCAGCTTCGCAGCAGCTTAGAGTGTTTCACGATATCCCCGAAGGAGAAAGATTAGTTGTTGTGGCAACTAATGTTGCAGAAACCTCTTTAACGATTCCTGGTATAACATATGTGGTTGATACTGGAAAAGAAAAGGTTAAGAACTATGATCATGCCACGGGGATGGCAAGTTATGAAGTCCAGTGGATAAGCAAGGCATCAGCATCCCAACGTGCTGGGAGAGCTGGAAGAACTGGGCCTGGCCACTGTTACCGTCTCTACTCAGGTGCAGCATATGGTAAAGATGATTTATTTCCTGAGTTCTCTGAGCCAGAGATCAAGAAAATGCCAGTTGAAGGCATTGTGCTTATGCTCAAGTTTATGACAATAAATAAGGTAATGCACTTAAAAGCTATTTATCTTTTTTTAATCATCTTTTTTCATGTGTTACCTTTTGTCCTATTTTTCATGCAAATATGATTGTTGCAGGTTGTAAACTTTCCTTTCCCTACGCCTCCTAACAAGGAAAGTTTGGTTGAAGCTGAGTGTTGCTTGAAGACATTAGAAGCACTTGACAGCGAAGGAATACCTACATCAATGGGAAAGGCTATGGCGCAATACCCCATGAGCCCACGGCATTCCCGTCTTCTTCTGACAATAATTAAAATTTTGAAGAGTCAGCAAGGCTGTACTAGATCTAACTTAATATTGGGATACGCAACTGCTGCTGCATCAGCTTTGAGTTATGTGAATCCTTTTCTCATTCAGGGAGACACTAGTAGAGAATCAAACCAGGATGGCTCTGATCCAGAACATAAGGATCAGAATGAAAGAAAGAGACAGAAGAAGCTCAAGGCCATGGTTCAAGAGGCACGGAAGGATTTTTCCATCCCTAGTAGTGATGCTTTAACCATTGCTCATGCTTTGCGGTCATTTGAGTGTTCAAGGAACCCAGTGGAATTCTGCAGAGATTACTCCCTACACCTCAAAAC includes:
- the LOC124693085 gene encoding nicastrin; its protein translation is MAAGLLAAAACVLLVFLAPAVSGDGATLESVPDLVKAMYVNIESFPCVRLLNLSGEIGCANPGHGQIIAPVVRFNSIDQLVQPSAVLLPLDQMSNFFLRVSKDPELYHMVAGVLVESNGVHSNLLELSPDRKFPQEEFAPYSNVSHDWNSAGSGIMWNRYAFPAFLLSEESTQTLRKIADKNEKSNNGYQPNVAEFDLVMQTTKAETHDSESCLKAQSCLPLGGQSVWASLPAMSNASMKDQKPIIMVVASQDSASFFRDRSLGADSPISGLIALLTAVDALSHLHDLSKLKKQLVFAAFDGEAWGYLGSRKFLQEIDEGDDSVNGINSSMIEQVLEIGSVGKGISQGHPLFYAHSSRNSSISKKMLDGLQSGSDSLGSDNVKVKPAATSNPGVPPSSLMAFMRKNTSTSGVVLEDFDSQFSNRFYHSYLDNPANINSSSIAAAAALVARSLYILATADMPVDLMTLNTIRVNVTLVEELIGCLLTCDPGLSCGIAKSFISTSSSCPSHYVGVYQDSASSTQFPSYADDTSRFIWNFLADRTGTLASNISSCTGKCSDENEVCVGAEVEGGDRCVVSTTRYVPAYSTRLKFEDNAWHVLPANSSDPMGVADPVWTESYWNTISLRVYAVQSTTSDWLVLLAGLVVTAGSYLGVIVGRTYISKITKRD
- the LOC124693086 gene encoding ATP-dependent RNA helicase DEAH13, producing MCLTFLLICFGCSSSMEEDSNALILPCKRKNKAQGSSMEGDSNALILPCKRKNNAQGKGKDGKKNKGKEDPKMSKTQLKKLHKLVEEKQKKALQAKSIETLQEHRIADDVYSLLHTTGSIGQADTMKEKRRRAVQFSKAGLDVPEELSLFKKNCDRKGVPEDSEAVLEASPVKFIKAAKHDYPGSERKDHENDSVKPMMGFGVSILEQKTEGTKNDAGISVHQSIPEQKTETNDDADILAHHTVQSSVPNCSAAEIDLQDEEPQQSEASVQECFNLPIVVPVSRPPEVEKARRDLPIIMMEQEIMEAIYENSVVILCGETGCGKTTQVPQFLYEAGFGTSNRADRKGMIGITQPRRVAVLATSKRVSYELGLKLGKEVGFQVRHDKQVGSKCSIKFMTDGILLREVQGDILLKKYSVIILDEAHERSLNTDILIGMLSRIINLRKDTIAAQQKAIRSGMNIKPEDMISPLKVVLMSATLQLKDFISNRRLFDVIPPAVEVPARQFPVTVHFTKKTHDDYLSQAYKKVLSIHKNLPPGGILVFVTGQREVDYLCKKLQRASKRQIGKKPERVGDEYGSRTEIDEKEIFEAYDIDRTEPEHQDGMFSSYGEDEMDDGLNVDSSDAETESEMETDSDDEDSIAHETAEDGPVLSSLKGAVSSSVLKASFKAISGISGEPETAEELSNATNAEKSNPSIPFSKCTDPKSVSRARLHVLPLYAMLPASQQLRVFHDIPEGERLVVVATNVAETSLTIPGITYVVDTGKEKVKNYDHATGMASYEVQWISKASASQRAGRAGRTGPGHCYRLYSGAAYGKDDLFPEFSEPEIKKMPVEGIVLMLKFMTINKVVNFPFPTPPNKESLVEAECCLKTLEALDSEGIPTSMGKAMAQYPMSPRHSRLLLTIIKILKSQQGCTRSNLILGYATAAASALSYVNPFLIQGDTSRESNQDGSDPEHKDQNERKRQKKLKAMVQEARKDFSIPSSDALTIAHALRSFECSRNPVEFCRDYSLHLKTMEEMSKLRKQLLRLIFHHSKSCDEFAWNFGGPGDVEQAWRSETDKKPMLNEEELLGQGICAGWADRVAKKINTFSGLSKEDRKVRAARYQSCILDDTIYLHRASSVTQIPPEYVVYSELLNTKRSYMHGVTSVKPGWLLKYASSLCTFSAPLEDPKPYYEPKSDQVYCYVSPIFSRHNWQLPLHSLPIKDPTSRLQIFAWALLKGDVLPCLRVVQKFLSLSPSAVLGPASQRRVGDLLSRMKNGEKLIDSRAALRHKWSTDPDFLYPEIHAWIQGKYQSQFDAIWEQMHQEVRLEGHELFPKRFKKVKA